In Populus trichocarpa isolate Nisqually-1 chromosome 16, P.trichocarpa_v4.1, whole genome shotgun sequence, a genomic segment contains:
- the LOC18106244 gene encoding uncharacterized protein LOC18106244, with the protein MSSSLSIPTHLSFYKTLSSQNPLFFRKPLSLTLPRKTSIIRMGGGPRTYPGGVSKWQWKRMQKNKAKQLLKARLSRERQIYEMRKRAELKASVSELERPWEVVQKAPKLFSVGADEQVKVLADRFQKPGGFDLWSERDGPQLFETPDGVPSARFFPKGVVHSVKPYGKVSASGFGELSGEMPDSELESYTESETEAESEYENDGMSVNGKLSREDEDGSVLESAYGENPDGKLGMDKRNAKRINGKHRKKGNRRRFGSGFNAFDSGQVGFEKEKRVGGISNFDAGGNNRSKNGSRISKTRGLQNRRDSNSEVHVMSLQRDGSYGFQVENEKFDSDSWDVEAFEFDSF; encoded by the coding sequence ATGTCATCTTCTCTCTCAATCCCAACGCACCTCTCTTTCTATAAAACCCTCTCATCCCAAAACCCCCTCTTCTTTCGAAAACCCTTGAGCCTCACTCTCCCTCGCAAAACCTCAATAATTCGAATGGGTGGAGGCCCAAGAACATACCCAGGAGGAGTCTCCAAGTGGCAGTGGAAACgaatgcaaaaaaacaaagctaaacAACTCCTAAAGGCTAGGCTTTCTCGGGAGAGACAGATTTACGAAATGAGAAAAAGGGCAGAGCTCAAAGCTTCTGTTTCTGAATTAGAGCGTCCTTGGGAAGTTGTTCAGAAAGCACCTAAGTTGTTTTCTGTTGGTGCTGATGAACAAGTTAAGGTTTTGGCCGACCGCTTTCAGAAACCAGGAGGGTTTGATTTGTGGAGTGAAAGAGATGGACCCCAGTTGTTTGAGACCCCTGATGGGGTTCCCTCCGCCCGGTTTTTCCCTAAAGGTGTTGTACATAGTGTGAAACCTTATGGGAAGGTTTCTGCTTCTGGGTTTGGTGAATTGAGTGGTGAAATGCCGGATTCTGAATTAGAAAGCTATACTGAAAGCGAAACTGAAGCGGAAAGTGAATATGAGAATGATGGAATGTCCGTTAATGGGAAATTAAGCAGGGAAGATGAGGATGGGTCGGTTTTAGAGAGCGCGTATGGGGAGAATCCTGATGGAAAATTGGGGATGGATAAGAGGAATGCAAAGAGAATTAATGGTAAACACAGGAAGAAGGGGAATAGGAGGAGATTTGGGAGTGGTTTTAATGCATTTGACTCAGGGCAGGTTGGTtttgagaaagagaaaagagtgGGGGGGATTTCCAACTTCGATGCTGGTGGTAATAATAGGAGTAAAAATGGTAGTAGGATTAGTAAGACTAGAGGTTTGCAGAATCGGAGAGATTCAAATTCTGAAGTTCACGTTATGAGCTTGCAACGGGATGGGAGTTATGGATTCCAAGTCGAGAATGAGAAGTTTGATTCTGATTCTTGGGATGTGGAGGCATTTGAGTTCGATTCGTTTTAG